A window of Deltaproteobacteria bacterium genomic DNA:
TGTCGCTGCTAATCGCTTACTCATCGCCCGTGAGGACCGCAGTCCTTACAACGGACCAGTGCGCGTTTCTCTCGGGTTTGATCCTTGGCGCATCGTCTTGACCTTGCGAGGGCTAAATCTCTCGCGCACGGGGCTCTGCGCCCACTGGGCTACGGCATCTGCCGAGGCCAAACGCGAGCAGGCCGATGCCGAGTCGCTACTCGTGACTGGCGATACTTACGAGATGCAGCTGGATCACGACATGCCGCATTTACCGTCGCCTCTGGTACAGGGACGACTGCTGCGCAAGGCTCGCACCAATTCCGGGCTTGAACTAGCCTTTCACCTCGTCGATAGCGATGTCGGACTGCTAGGCCTGATCCATGAGATCAAGCAGGAAGCGTTGTCATGACTAAGCAGCTAAACCCGCCGAAGCATGCCGAGGCCACCCTCGAGACCATGCGCCGCGTGTTTACGTTGCCGGAAAACGAGCTATCGACGCTGAGCCGCCTTGACCGCGAAATTTCGGAAAATTTGCTCGGTTTCCTTACCGACCGCGTCGTCGCGGGTGATATTGCTCCGGCTAATTTAGAGCGTGATTTTCAAGACACCGCTCTGCCCGAGCACCCGCTGTTTGTGTCGGAGCAAGTGGACTTTATCCTCAACAAAGTCGTAGCGCAGTCGGTACGTACGGCATCGCCGAGCTTTGTCGGTCACATGACGTCATCGTTGCCGTATTTCATGTTCCCGTTGGCCAAGATCATGATGACGCTCAACCAAAACGTCGTGAAGATCGAGACGTCAAAGGCCTTCACGCCACTTGAGCGGCAAGTGATCGGCATCCTGCATCGCCTGGTCTATGACTTCGGTGACGAATTCTACGACAAATGGACGCAGAGTTTTCAGCAGTCGCTGGGAGTCTTTTGCTCCGGTGGCACGATCGCAAACGTCACAGGTCTCTGGGCGGCGCGCAATACTATGCTAGGTCCGCGTGGCGATTTTGCCGGCATACAAAAAGCCGGGCTAGTCTCGGCCCTAAGACACTACGAACTGGACGACATTGCCGTACTGATCTCGCGGCGCGGCCATTACTCGATGCGAAAGACGGCTGACCTACTGGGACTTGGTCACGATCAGCTGCACGTCGTCGACATCAATGCTAAACATCAAATTGAGATCGGTGCGCTGAGGAAAAAGATCGCCGCCTTGCGCCAGCAGCGCATCGGCGTGATGGCAATCGTCGGGATTGCCGGCGCTACCGAAACCGGCAGCGTCGATCCATTGGACGAGATGGCCGATGTGGCAGCTGAGGCGGGAGCCCACTTCCATGTCGATGCCGCTTGGGGTGGACCAACCTTGTTCTCGTCGCGCTATAAGCATTTACTGAAGGGCATCGAGCGTGCCGATTCCGTCACGATTGATGCGCATAAACAGCTTTACGTGCCTGTTGGCGCCGGTATGGTACTGTTTAAAAATCCGCAGTCACTCAGTGCCGTAGAACATCACGCCAATTACATCATCCGTCAGGGCTCGCGCGATATTGGCAAGCATACACTCGAGGGCACGCGTCCAGGTATGGCTATGCTTGTGCATTCGGCGCTGCATATTATTGGCAAAAAAGGCTACGAGCTGCTGATCGACCTTGGCATCGGCAAGGCCGGCCAGTTTGCCAAGATGATCAGAGCTACAAGTGACTTTGAGGTGATCACCGAGCCACAAACCAATATCCTCACCTACCGCTACGTACCGGCCGCGGCACGGCGCATCTTGGATAGCGG
This region includes:
- the panP gene encoding putative pyridoxal-dependent aspartate 1-decarboxylase translates to MTKQLNPPKHAEATLETMRRVFTLPENELSTLSRLDREISENLLGFLTDRVVAGDIAPANLERDFQDTALPEHPLFVSEQVDFILNKVVAQSVRTASPSFVGHMTSSLPYFMFPLAKIMMTLNQNVVKIETSKAFTPLERQVIGILHRLVYDFGDEFYDKWTQSFQQSLGVFCSGGTIANVTGLWAARNTMLGPRGDFAGIQKAGLVSALRHYELDDIAVLISRRGHYSMRKTADLLGLGHDQLHVVDINAKHQIEIGALRKKIAALRQQRIGVMAIVGIAGATETGSVDPLDEMADVAAEAGAHFHVDAAWGGPTLFSSRYKHLLKGIERADSVTIDAHKQLYVPVGAGMVLFKNPQSLSAVEHHANYIIRQGSRDIGKHTLEGTRPGMAMLVHSALHIIGKKGYELLIDLGIGKAGQFAKMIRATSDFEVITEPQTNILTYRYVPAAARRILDSGTAAAKAQVNEILSELTESIQKDQRTAGKTFVSRTRLESAAYGGQLLTVLRVVLANPLTTRQILSDILEEQRGYGEKLMHADHEDGFLAKIAGITD